A DNA window from Chlamydiota bacterium contains the following coding sequences:
- a CDS encoding long-chain fatty acid--CoA ligase has protein sequence MTSSDLDTQILSIINQGVDQPLSDSEFNKIALELFEYQFTHNLPYQKYCKNLDITPSKISHWSKILFVPTSTFKEAVLSTFPSSKAKKVFYTSGTTLKKSGRHYLENLMLYEEALLTNFKSHFKIKSERWPLLVLTPSPLEAPHSSLSHMMGCLQREIGYSKTQTYFIQKGQLLIHLLRKKLKQFISQKEPVLILGTAFSFVHFLDACAQQKWGLKLPIGSRVMETGGFKGKSRELSKENLYKEIQNILGVPLTHIINEYGMTEMGSQFYDNTLKNRIEKKRMPVYKNIPPWVRTRILNPLTLEEEPPGKVGLLQHYDLANRSSVMGILTEDLGVKIKDGFEILGRAPLAEARGCSLNIEQQLILGKNLHS, from the coding sequence CCAACCCTTGTCTGATTCTGAGTTTAACAAAATTGCACTGGAACTTTTCGAATATCAATTCACCCATAATCTTCCCTATCAAAAATATTGTAAAAATCTAGACATAACTCCTTCCAAAATCTCTCACTGGAGCAAAATCCTCTTTGTTCCAACCTCAACTTTTAAAGAAGCCGTGCTCTCTACCTTCCCTTCTTCAAAAGCAAAAAAAGTCTTTTATACCAGCGGTACCACCCTTAAAAAATCAGGACGCCACTATCTCGAAAATCTTATGCTCTATGAAGAGGCTCTTTTGACAAATTTTAAGAGCCATTTTAAAATTAAAAGCGAGCGCTGGCCCTTACTTGTTTTAACGCCCTCCCCCCTTGAAGCCCCTCACTCGTCTCTTTCCCATATGATGGGTTGTCTTCAAAGAGAAATTGGATATTCTAAGACTCAAACCTATTTCATTCAAAAAGGGCAACTCCTCATTCACCTGCTTCGAAAAAAATTAAAACAATTCATATCACAAAAAGAACCGGTTCTTATTTTGGGAACCGCTTTTTCTTTTGTTCATTTTTTAGATGCTTGTGCCCAACAAAAATGGGGCCTTAAACTTCCCATCGGTTCTCGTGTTATGGAAACAGGCGGTTTTAAGGGAAAATCTCGTGAACTGTCAAAAGAGAATCTCTATAAAGAAATCCAAAATATTTTAGGGGTGCCCTTGACCCATATCATCAATGAATACGGGATGACAGAAATGGGATCGCAGTTCTATGACAATACTTTAAAAAATAGAATAGAAAAAAAGAGAATGCCCGTTTATAAAAATATCCCGCCGTGGGTTAGAACTCGTATTCTCAATCCTCTCACTTTAGAGGAAGAACCTCCTGGAAAAGTGGGACTTCTTCAACACTATGATTTGGCCAATCGATCCAGCGTCATGGGAATTCTCACGGAAGATTTAGGAGTTAAAATCAAAGATGGTTTTGAAATTTTAGGCCGCGCTCCTCTGGCCGAGGCAAGAGGTTGTTCTTTAAACATAGAACAACAACTTATCCTAGGAAAAAACTTGCACTCCTGA
- a CDS encoding type II toxin-antitoxin system VapC family toxin: MIDWVLDCSFALAWGLRDEETSKADRLLSRVSQKSQFWVPALWWYEISNALTTARLRKRLLESQFSYVIGLYQDLPIQTDLSLGYDQVFRLFSIAQTYHLSAYDAAYLELAERKGIGLATLDHRLVQAAKLSGVQVFS, translated from the coding sequence ATGATAGACTGGGTTTTAGATTGTTCTTTTGCATTAGCTTGGGGGCTGCGAGATGAAGAGACGAGTAAGGCTGATCGTTTGCTTTCAAGGGTGTCACAAAAAAGTCAATTTTGGGTTCCTGCTCTTTGGTGGTATGAGATATCCAATGCATTAACGACTGCCCGTTTGAGAAAAAGGTTACTGGAGAGCCAGTTTTCCTATGTGATAGGGCTTTATCAAGATCTTCCAATCCAAACAGATTTAAGTCTTGGTTATGATCAGGTGTTTCGACTGTTTTCAATTGCTCAAACCTATCATTTGTCTGCTTATGATGCAGCCTATTTGGAATTAGCAGAGCGCAAAGGAATAGGGCTTGCAACGTTAGATCATCGTCTTGTTCAAGCTGCAAAATTATCAGGAGTGCAAGTTTTTTCCTAG
- a CDS encoding type II toxin-antitoxin system prevent-host-death family antitoxin has translation MEYDHGQDVSAFEAKTHLSELLRETEQGKSFVIRRRGKAVARLIPLAKETRRRNFREVLAGFRKLRKSIPGTFKLKEMIEEGRRY, from the coding sequence ATGGAATATGATCATGGACAGGATGTCAGTGCCTTTGAGGCTAAGACTCATCTCTCAGAGCTTTTACGGGAAACAGAGCAGGGAAAATCCTTTGTCATTCGCCGACGGGGGAAGGCGGTGGCAAGGTTGATTCCTCTCGCGAAAGAAACTCGACGTCGGAATTTTCGGGAAGTACTTGCCGGGTTTCGTAAACTTCGCAAAAGTATTCCTGGTACTTTTAAGTTGAAAGAAATGATTGAAGAGGGTCGTCGATATTAA
- a CDS encoding SIMPL domain-containing protein, which produces MERTRIFRNSQIIILGLCISAATIVSTLILSKSLMQIKKFTNEVITVTGSAEKKILSDYSVWKVSFSRRAHELTKAFSSLNTDLLRVKTYLLGRGCTEQEIMISQVNTEIIFKRNRRGYSTNKIEGYSLSQTIEIRSWNVQKVMDISRSSTELINEGIEIISNPPEFFYTKLSELKLEMLAQATLDAKDRAEKMIQTTGNKIGKMRSAEMGVFQITPVNSYDVSSWGMNDTSSLEKKVNAVIHAEFGIEE; this is translated from the coding sequence ATGGAAAGAACAAGAATCTTTAGGAATTCTCAAATTATCATTTTAGGCCTGTGTATCAGTGCTGCAACGATTGTTTCAACACTGATTCTTTCAAAGAGTCTGATGCAAATAAAGAAATTCACGAATGAGGTCATCACCGTTACGGGATCGGCGGAAAAGAAAATTTTATCAGATTACAGTGTTTGGAAGGTCTCTTTTTCTAGAAGAGCACATGAATTGACCAAGGCCTTCTCCAGCTTAAACACGGATCTTCTCAGGGTCAAAACTTATCTGCTTGGAAGAGGTTGCACTGAACAAGAAATCATGATTTCTCAAGTGAATACAGAAATCATCTTTAAGCGAAACCGTCGTGGCTATAGCACCAATAAAATCGAAGGATATTCCTTAAGTCAAACCATCGAAATAAGATCTTGGAATGTTCAAAAAGTCATGGACATTTCACGTTCCTCCACAGAATTAATCAATGAAGGAATTGAAATCATTTCAAACCCTCCCGAATTTTTCTACACCAAACTTTCCGAGTTAAAACTCGAAATGCTGGCCCAAGCAACCCTGGATGCAAAAGATCGGGCTGAAAAAATGATTCAAACAACAGGAAACAAAATAGGAAAAATGCGCTCAGCAGAAATGGGGGTTTTTCAAATCACCCCTGTGAATTCCTATGATGTCTCAAGCTGGGGAATGAACGATACTTCTTCTCTGGAGAAAAAAGT